From the genome of Chania multitudinisentens RB-25, one region includes:
- a CDS encoding lipase family alpha/beta hydrolase — MSKSLQYPIILVHGFSGFDKIAGIYPYFFGIQKALEKTGATVFTASISAENSNEARGEQLLNFVKQVTQLTGAAKVNLIGHSQGPLACRYVAAIHPELVASVTSVNGANFGSEIADLVRLAVKPGSLPEAIASAVMNAFGSFLSIMSGRPSLPQDSVAALNSLTSEGVAKFNAKYPQGLPSSWGGEGKEFENGVYYYSWGGIINYNPIEQGLNNFDPLHTSMVALSFLFTKERFQNDGLVGRYSMHLGKVIRSDYSMDHLDAINQTAGIVTGSTNPVQLFVDHVARLKSKGL, encoded by the coding sequence ATGTCTAAATCCTTACAATATCCCATTATTCTCGTTCACGGCTTCAGTGGTTTTGATAAGATTGCTGGAATCTATCCTTACTTTTTCGGTATTCAGAAAGCACTGGAAAAAACCGGAGCTACTGTATTCACCGCCTCTATATCGGCAGAAAACAGTAATGAAGCTCGTGGTGAACAATTACTCAATTTTGTAAAACAAGTAACCCAGTTAACCGGAGCGGCCAAGGTCAACCTGATTGGCCACAGCCAGGGCCCATTGGCCTGCCGCTACGTCGCCGCAATTCATCCCGAACTGGTTGCCTCTGTTACTTCCGTGAATGGGGCAAACTTTGGCTCAGAAATTGCCGATCTGGTTCGTTTGGCGGTGAAACCGGGTTCCCTTCCCGAAGCCATCGCAAGCGCAGTGATGAACGCTTTTGGTTCATTCCTTTCCATTATGAGTGGCCGCCCTTCCTTGCCACAAGACAGTGTCGCAGCGCTTAATTCGCTCACCAGCGAAGGCGTCGCTAAATTCAATGCCAAATATCCACAGGGTTTACCAAGCAGTTGGGGAGGGGAAGGTAAAGAGTTTGAGAATGGCGTTTATTATTATTCTTGGGGTGGGATTATTAATTACAACCCGATTGAACAGGGGCTCAATAATTTTGATCCGCTGCATACTTCAATGGTTGCTCTTTCATTTCTGTTCACCAAAGAACGCTTCCAGAATGATGGATTGGTTGGGCGTTATAGTATGCATCTCGGCAAAGTTATCCGTTCCGATTATTCCATGGATCACCTGGATGCTATTAATCAAACCGCTGGGATTGTTACCGGCAGTACCAACCCCGTTCAACTATTTGTTGATCACGTGGCACGTTTAAAATCGAAAGGGTTATAA
- a CDS encoding DUF2877 domain-containing protein, translated as MLYTLLSDACDNAPNSCRIALRHCDKIFSPGERVQFAQGGLEIGQNKWIEFDHCQLWQRPELYLTAENIKRINWYQWGQWIYQQAISGDSLFYYAGDNVFYQEIAALLQRNRAALLMAMRRNESPDQAILSLIGLGIGLTPSGDDYLVGLCVILLLSGHPAQQYRKTFLAVLEKVREKTTLLSAITLEAAINQRYRQVIGNLIAKIVHNDHDLIIHTINEIKKIGSSSGCDMLYGMADACFLTSYFGEKYAYQDHGKKEHLV; from the coding sequence ATGCTCTATACGTTATTAAGCGACGCATGCGACAACGCCCCAAATAGCTGCCGAATAGCGCTCAGGCACTGCGACAAGATATTCAGCCCCGGTGAGCGGGTACAATTTGCTCAGGGTGGCCTTGAAATTGGTCAAAATAAATGGATTGAGTTTGACCACTGCCAGTTATGGCAACGGCCTGAACTGTATTTAACTGCCGAAAATATCAAACGTATTAATTGGTATCAATGGGGGCAATGGATTTATCAGCAGGCAATATCCGGTGATTCACTTTTTTATTACGCTGGCGACAATGTTTTTTATCAGGAAATAGCCGCGTTATTACAGCGCAACCGCGCGGCATTATTAATGGCAATGCGGCGGAATGAAAGCCCTGACCAGGCCATCCTTTCTCTTATTGGATTAGGCATTGGGCTGACCCCTTCCGGCGATGATTATCTGGTTGGGCTTTGCGTAATATTGCTGCTCTCTGGTCACCCGGCGCAACAATATCGCAAAACGTTTCTCGCGGTGCTGGAAAAAGTGCGAGAGAAAACCACATTGCTGAGCGCCATTACTTTAGAAGCAGCAATCAATCAGCGTTATCGGCAAGTGATTGGGAACCTGATCGCGAAAATAGTGCACAACGATCACGATCTTATTATTCACACCATTAACGAGATTAAAAAGATCGGCTCAAGTTCAGGCTGCGACATGCTGTATGGCATGGCGGATGCCTGCTTCTTGACCTCATATTTTGGAGAAAAATATGCCTATCAAGATCATGGTAAAAAAGAACACCTGGTTTGA
- a CDS encoding ankyrin repeat domain-containing protein produces the protein MSEKALISEFLFAAEKGDIDAVKKCLANHVDINATTRQGRTAITLASLSKHYDCVALLISAGADIDRQDQICFNPFLLSCLNNDLTLLRLILPAKPNLDCLTRFGGVGITPASEKGHVDIVRELLTCTEINVNHTNFVGWTPLLEAIVLNDGGAKQQEIVKLLLDHGANPHMTDKYGKSPLELAREKGYHEIAALLVAAGA, from the coding sequence ATGTCCGAGAAAGCATTGATTAGCGAATTTCTTTTTGCTGCGGAAAAAGGCGATATCGACGCGGTGAAAAAATGCTTGGCTAACCATGTGGATATTAATGCCACAACTCGCCAGGGCCGAACCGCCATTACGCTTGCCAGTCTGAGTAAACACTACGACTGTGTGGCCTTATTAATTTCCGCCGGTGCTGATATTGATCGGCAAGATCAAATCTGTTTTAACCCATTCCTGCTCAGTTGCCTGAATAATGATTTAACGCTGCTGCGTTTAATATTGCCAGCCAAACCTAATTTAGACTGTTTAACCCGTTTTGGTGGCGTAGGAATTACCCCCGCCAGTGAAAAAGGCCACGTTGATATTGTGCGTGAATTATTAACGTGCACCGAGATTAACGTAAACCACACCAATTTTGTGGGCTGGACGCCATTGCTGGAAGCCATTGTGCTCAATGACGGCGGGGCTAAACAGCAAGAGATTGTCAAATTGCTGCTCGATCACGGCGCAAATCCCCATATGACCGATAAATACGGTAAGTCGCCGCTGGAGCTGGCGCGTGAAAAAGGCTATCACGAAATTGCTGCACTGCTGGTGGCGGCAGGCGCGTAA
- a CDS encoding LysR substrate-binding domain-containing protein yields MNSIFTEDNLLAFTTAARFASFSKAAEELGLTTSAISYTIKRMETGLDVVLFNRSTRSIELTESGFYFYRKATDLLNDFHAIKRGIDTIAQGIEARVRICINQLLYTPRHTARLLQVLKKQFPTCHITVTTEVYNGVWDSIINNQANIAIGAPDTLLDGGGIDYTEIGAIRWVFAIAPDHPLALMPEPISESQLRLYPNIMVEDTAHTINKKVGWLLHGQEAILVPDFNTKCQCQILGEGIGFLPEYMAREAVAEGLLIIRRIHNPRQDSRMLLATQHAATGQVTQWIKKQFAPGGALSGIYADLLCQL; encoded by the coding sequence ATGAACTCCATTTTTACCGAAGATAATCTGCTGGCCTTTACCACCGCAGCGCGCTTCGCTAGCTTCAGCAAGGCGGCAGAAGAATTGGGCCTGACCACATCGGCCATCAGCTACACCATCAAGCGCATGGAAACCGGGCTGGATGTGGTGCTGTTCAACCGCAGCACGCGCAGCATTGAACTCACCGAATCCGGCTTCTATTTCTACCGTAAAGCGACCGATCTGCTGAATGACTTCCACGCCATTAAGCGCGGTATTGATACCATCGCTCAGGGCATCGAAGCGCGGGTACGTATCTGCATCAACCAGTTGCTCTATACGCCCCGGCATACCGCCCGGTTGTTACAGGTCTTGAAGAAGCAATTCCCTACCTGCCATATCACGGTGACCACCGAGGTGTACAACGGTGTCTGGGATTCCATTATTAATAATCAGGCCAATATCGCGATTGGCGCACCAGATACGCTGCTGGATGGCGGTGGCATTGATTACACCGAAATTGGCGCTATCCGCTGGGTATTCGCCATTGCGCCCGATCACCCACTGGCGCTGATGCCGGAACCCATCTCCGAGAGCCAGCTGCGGCTGTATCCCAACATCATGGTGGAAGACACCGCGCATACCATCAATAAAAAAGTGGGTTGGTTATTGCATGGGCAGGAGGCGATTCTGGTGCCGGATTTCAACACCAAGTGTCAGTGCCAGATTTTAGGCGAAGGCATTGGTTTTTTGCCGGAATATATGGCCCGCGAAGCGGTGGCAGAAGGATTGTTAATTATCCGCCGCATTCACAACCCACGTCAGGATTCCCGTATGTTACTCGCCACACAGCATGCGGCCACCGGGCAGGTCACCCAGTGGATCAAAAAGCAGTTTGCGCCAGGCGGTGCGCTGAGCGGGATTTATGCCGATTTACTTTGCCAGCTCTGA
- the treR gene encoding trehalose operon repressor TreR, with protein MQNRLTIKDIARLSGVGKSTVSRVLNNEGSVSPQTRERVEAVIRSHGFTPSKSARAMRGQSDKVVAIIVSRLDSPSENQAVRTMLPLLYQQGFDPIVLESQFETRLVQEHLQVLQQRNIDGVILFGFTGLTAAMLAPWQEKMVVIARDYPGISSVCYDDDGAVKLLMQRLRQLGHSHISYLGVQESDATTGMRRHQAYLATCRKLKIPPIAALGELNYQSGFQLAASVIEPHTSALVCASDTIALGAMKYLQQHSLTAIQVCAIGNTPLLNFLFPEIFSVELGYGTAGQQAAQQLLGQLSGELGIRQIIIPSRLA; from the coding sequence ATGCAAAACCGGCTGACTATCAAGGATATCGCCCGCCTGAGCGGAGTAGGCAAATCCACCGTATCACGCGTGCTGAATAACGAAGGCAGCGTAAGCCCGCAAACCCGTGAACGGGTGGAAGCGGTGATCCGCAGCCATGGCTTTACGCCGTCCAAGTCAGCGCGCGCCATGCGCGGCCAAAGCGACAAAGTGGTCGCCATCATCGTTTCCCGCCTTGATTCGCCGTCGGAAAACCAGGCAGTGCGTACCATGCTGCCGTTGCTGTATCAGCAAGGTTTTGATCCGATCGTGCTGGAAAGCCAGTTTGAAACCCGGTTGGTACAGGAACACTTACAGGTGCTGCAACAGCGCAACATCGACGGGGTGATCCTGTTCGGCTTTACCGGCCTGACCGCCGCGATGTTAGCGCCCTGGCAGGAAAAAATGGTGGTGATCGCGCGTGACTACCCCGGCATTTCTTCCGTCTGTTACGACGACGACGGGGCGGTAAAACTGCTGATGCAGCGTTTACGCCAGTTGGGCCATTCCCATATCAGCTATCTCGGCGTGCAGGAATCTGACGCCACCACCGGGATGCGCCGCCACCAAGCCTATCTTGCTACCTGCCGTAAGTTGAAGATCCCGCCGATTGCCGCGCTCGGTGAACTGAACTATCAGAGCGGCTTCCAACTGGCTGCAAGCGTGATTGAACCCCATACCAGCGCACTGGTATGCGCCTCTGATACCATCGCCCTCGGCGCGATGAAATACCTGCAACAACATTCTCTTACCGCAATACAGGTCTGTGCCATTGGGAATACGCCGCTGCTCAATTTCCTGTTCCCTGAGATATTTTCGGTGGAGCTGGGCTATGGCACCGCCGGGCAACAGGCCGCCCAACAGCTACTGGGCCAGCTCAGCGGTGAATTGGGGATTCGGCAGATTATTATTCCCAGCAGGCTGGCCTGA